One genomic segment of Vagococcus intermedius includes these proteins:
- a CDS encoding F0F1 ATP synthase subunit gamma has product MAESLIEIKRKIASTKKTSQITSAMQMVSGSKLNKSESSSRNFQRYSTKVREVVTHLAATQLEIIENDAASGFTGDLNREDYHSMLLSRPVKKTGYIVITADKGLAGGYNSSVIKQTLSILSEDHRSDDEYVMMAIGSAGAEFFKNRGMNIAYELRGLSDQPTFDEVRKIVKAAVQMYENEVFDELYVCYNHHVNSLASQFRAEKMLPISDLDAGEVKTYELEYILEPSADAILDTLLPQYAESLVYGAILDAKTAEHAARMTAMKSATDNAKNIIDELTISYNRARQAAITQEITEIVGGAAALE; this is encoded by the coding sequence GTGGCTGAATCATTAATTGAGATCAAAAGAAAAATTGCCTCTACAAAGAAAACCAGTCAAATTACTAGTGCTATGCAAATGGTCTCAGGTTCTAAATTAAATAAATCTGAATCATCTTCTCGTAATTTCCAACGTTACTCAACTAAAGTACGTGAAGTTGTGACACACTTAGCTGCGACACAATTGGAAATTATCGAAAACGATGCGGCTTCAGGTTTTACAGGTGATTTGAATCGTGAAGATTACCATAGCATGTTACTTTCTCGTCCAGTCAAAAAAACCGGTTATATTGTCATCACTGCTGACAAAGGGTTAGCAGGCGGTTACAATAGCTCAGTTATCAAACAAACGTTGTCTATCTTAAGCGAAGACCACCGCAGTGATGATGAGTATGTCATGATGGCAATCGGTAGTGCTGGAGCCGAGTTCTTTAAAAACCGTGGTATGAATATAGCTTATGAGTTACGTGGGTTAAGTGATCAACCAACATTTGATGAAGTTCGTAAGATTGTTAAAGCAGCTGTTCAAATGTATGAGAACGAAGTATTTGATGAACTTTATGTTTGTTATAATCATCACGTTAACTCATTAGCTTCTCAGTTCCGTGCAGAAAAAATGTTACCAATTTCGGATTTAGATGCAGGAGAAGTAAAAACGTATGAATTAGAATACATTTTAGAGCCTAGTGCTGATGCTATTTTAGATACGTTATTACCTCAATATGCTGAAAGTCTAGTTTATGGTGCTATTTTAGATGCAAAAACAGCTGAGCATGCGGCGCGTATGACTGCAATGAAGAGTGCAACAGATAATGCAAAAAATATTATTGACGAATTAACTATTTCATATAACCGTGCCCGTCAAGCAGCGATTACCCAAGAAATTACGGAAATCGTTGGTGGGGCAGCGGCATTAGAGTAA